The following are from one region of the Alkalimarinus sediminis genome:
- the htpX gene encoding protease HtpX produces MKRVLLFIATNFAILIVLGIVLNVVLPILGIHPEGTSGLLVISAVFGMGGSFISLAISKWVAKRSVGAYVIEQPRNAQENWLLETVKKQADAAGIGMPEVAMYNSPEINAFATGMNKNNALVAVSTGLLQSMTQDEAEAVLGHEVSHVANGDMVTMTLLQGVMNTFVFFFARIAASAISRGSDNRFVYFMTVMFFQVVFGALASIIVMWFSRYREFRADEGGANLAGKQKMINALRRLQGDKNESQLDGQLTAFGISGKRSVSELFMSHPPLEKRIAALQGQM; encoded by the coding sequence ATGAAACGAGTTTTGCTGTTTATTGCGACTAACTTCGCGATATTAATTGTTCTGGGTATCGTACTGAATGTGGTTTTACCCATCCTAGGTATACATCCAGAAGGTACGAGTGGTCTTCTAGTCATATCGGCAGTGTTTGGCATGGGTGGCTCATTCATCTCATTGGCTATTTCGAAGTGGGTTGCCAAAAGAAGTGTAGGGGCGTATGTCATAGAGCAACCACGTAACGCTCAGGAGAACTGGCTTTTAGAAACCGTGAAAAAGCAAGCCGATGCTGCTGGTATTGGTATGCCAGAGGTGGCGATGTATAACTCTCCTGAAATAAACGCGTTTGCTACTGGTATGAATAAAAACAATGCGTTGGTTGCTGTCAGTACTGGTCTTCTTCAAAGCATGACGCAGGACGAAGCTGAGGCGGTTTTAGGGCATGAGGTTAGCCACGTTGCAAATGGTGATATGGTTACCATGACGCTACTTCAAGGGGTGATGAACACCTTTGTATTTTTCTTTGCTCGAATTGCAGCTAGCGCTATCAGTAGAGGAAGTGACAACCGGTTTGTATACTTTATGACCGTCATGTTTTTCCAGGTGGTGTTTGGCGCGCTTGCAAGTATTATCGTGATGTGGTTTTCTCGTTACCGAGAGTTTCGCGCAGATGAAGGTGGAGCAAACTTGGCAGGTAAGCAAAAGATGATTAACGCATTGAGACGGCTGCAGGGTGACAAAAATGAGAGTCAATTAGATGGGCAGCTAACAGCGTTTGGTATTAGCGGTAAGAGGTCTGTGTCTGAGTTGTTTATGAGTCACCCACCACTTGAAAAACGAATCGCTGCGTTACAGGGGCAGATGTAA
- the mltG gene encoding endolytic transglycosylase MltG: MNKLITVLVALALLLSLSAISVGAYYYHKLNEPVIGEGEVTVVEIRTGQSFNAITQLLLSEGVLETPWIMKAYGRVSGLSAKLKAGEYRLEGPLTIPQVVELFVSGNSISYQITLVEGWTFKDILKELSRHEKLKKVISERAPLDILKAVTDEYQHPEGLFFPDTYTYRKNDTDLSILVRSYNRMQKVLQAEWALRDKSVPLASPYEALILASIVEKETGDASERAQIAGVFVRRINKGMRLQTDPTVIYGLGDKYKGNITRAHLKQYTPYNTYRINGLPPTPIALAGREAIHATLHPDSSKTLYFVAKGNGQHYFSETLKEHVNAVNKYQIYKREKNYRSTK, translated from the coding sequence TTGAATAAGCTAATAACTGTTTTAGTAGCGCTTGCTTTACTGTTGTCTCTTAGCGCGATATCTGTAGGGGCTTATTATTATCATAAGCTGAATGAGCCGGTGATTGGCGAAGGCGAGGTTACTGTAGTTGAAATTCGTACAGGCCAATCTTTTAATGCTATAACTCAACTGCTTTTATCCGAGGGAGTGCTCGAGACTCCATGGATTATGAAAGCTTACGGTCGCGTGAGTGGTTTAAGTGCAAAGCTCAAAGCGGGTGAATATAGGTTGGAAGGCCCTTTAACTATTCCGCAGGTGGTTGAGCTTTTTGTATCAGGAAACTCCATTAGCTATCAGATTACGCTAGTTGAAGGTTGGACTTTTAAAGATATCCTCAAAGAGCTATCTCGCCACGAAAAACTAAAAAAAGTCATCAGTGAAAGAGCTCCGCTTGATATATTAAAAGCGGTCACCGATGAGTATCAGCACCCTGAAGGATTGTTCTTTCCAGATACTTATACCTATAGAAAAAATGATACAGACTTGAGTATTCTGGTTCGCTCTTATAATCGCATGCAAAAAGTATTGCAGGCAGAATGGGCGTTACGGGATAAAAGTGTACCTTTAGCATCACCTTATGAGGCATTAATCCTGGCATCGATAGTTGAGAAAGAAACAGGAGACGCGTCTGAGAGGGCCCAAATAGCAGGAGTGTTTGTTAGACGTATTAACAAGGGTATGCGGCTGCAGACCGACCCTACTGTGATTTATGGGTTGGGTGATAAATACAAAGGCAATATTACCAGAGCGCACTTAAAACAATATACGCCATACAATACATATCGTATTAACGGTCTTCCTCCAACCCCTATTGCGTTGGCAGGGCGAGAGGCTATACATGCAACGCTGCATCCAGACTCTTCAAAGACGTTGTATTTTGTTGCCAAGGGAAATGGCCAGCATTACTTTTCAGAGACCTTAAAAGAGCATGTTAATGCGGTGAATAAGTATCAGATTTATAAACGTGAAAAGAATTATCGTTCTACCAAGTAG
- a CDS encoding acyl-CoA dehydrogenase family protein, translated as MSQHPSQLIDQALAAVDSGQQLLNQSLSFVKRNCLNEAGRISASKLDSYQLVSYDLAFSAAELTGAKVMIDYARKIRATRGDESDLQIEERITLQFCAEVLQNIRGRLAPRKAEFGLSREDFNGSLDSETVQQFCDQHLSTEKLVELGQLALREDGRTGDYVLEEDKEIMRETFRNFATDVVMPLAEEIHRHDLIVPDEILNTLIEMGCFGLSIPEKYDGLQPDDQEDNMGMIVVTEELSRGSLAAAGSLITRPEILSRALLAGGTEEQKQYWLPKLAAADPFCAVAITEPDYGSDVAGMKLKAERVEGGWLLNGAKTWCTFGGKAGVLLTLARTDPDPSLGHKGLSMFLVEKPSFDGHDFEYQQEGGGKLTGKAIPTIGYRGMHSFDVFYDDVFVPDSNLLGGEAGLGKGFYYTMAGFSGGRIQTAARANGLMQAAFEAGINYAKERKVFGAPIGDYQLTLVKLAKMATLLTASRQFTYSVGRLMDEGKGQMEASLVKLFACKSSEWLSREAMQIHGGMGYAEESSVSRYWIDARVLSIFEGAEETLALKVIARSLIENAA; from the coding sequence TTGTCTCAGCATCCATCACAACTAATTGACCAAGCGCTGGCGGCAGTCGATTCGGGCCAGCAGCTTTTGAATCAATCATTGAGTTTTGTTAAGCGCAACTGCTTGAACGAAGCGGGACGAATATCAGCATCCAAGCTAGACAGTTATCAGTTGGTCTCTTATGACTTAGCATTTTCTGCCGCAGAACTCACCGGTGCAAAGGTCATGATAGATTATGCTCGCAAGATCAGAGCAACTAGGGGTGACGAGTCAGATCTGCAAATAGAAGAGCGCATCACACTGCAATTCTGTGCAGAAGTACTGCAGAACATTCGTGGACGCCTAGCACCAAGAAAGGCCGAGTTTGGTCTCTCAAGAGAAGACTTTAACGGGTCACTAGATTCAGAAACAGTACAACAGTTTTGTGACCAACACTTGTCGACCGAAAAGTTAGTAGAACTAGGTCAATTAGCACTTCGTGAAGATGGTCGCACAGGCGACTACGTGCTAGAAGAAGACAAAGAAATCATGCGTGAAACTTTCAGAAACTTTGCGACAGACGTTGTTATGCCTCTCGCAGAAGAGATTCACCGCCACGACCTTATCGTACCTGATGAAATACTAAACACCCTAATCGAAATGGGCTGTTTTGGTCTATCTATTCCTGAAAAGTATGATGGCCTTCAGCCAGATGACCAAGAAGACAATATGGGAATGATCGTGGTGACAGAAGAGCTCTCCAGAGGCTCTCTAGCTGCAGCAGGCAGTTTAATCACGCGACCAGAAATTCTTTCCAGAGCTCTGTTAGCGGGCGGTACAGAAGAACAAAAGCAGTACTGGTTACCAAAACTCGCTGCCGCAGACCCTTTCTGTGCAGTTGCCATCACTGAGCCAGATTATGGCTCAGATGTAGCGGGTATGAAACTGAAAGCCGAACGCGTAGAGGGTGGTTGGTTGCTTAATGGCGCCAAAACCTGGTGTACCTTTGGAGGAAAAGCAGGTGTCCTACTTACTCTAGCCAGAACAGATCCCGACCCAAGCTTAGGCCATAAGGGGCTAAGTATGTTTTTAGTCGAAAAGCCCTCTTTTGATGGCCATGACTTCGAGTATCAACAAGAAGGTGGCGGTAAACTGACCGGCAAAGCGATACCCACTATCGGCTACCGTGGAATGCACTCATTTGATGTATTTTATGATGACGTATTTGTCCCGGATTCTAACCTACTAGGTGGTGAAGCGGGTTTAGGTAAAGGCTTCTATTACACCATGGCGGGTTTTTCAGGGGGACGCATCCAAACCGCAGCGCGTGCTAACGGGTTAATGCAAGCAGCGTTTGAAGCCGGCATCAATTACGCTAAAGAACGTAAAGTATTTGGTGCTCCTATCGGTGACTACCAATTAACACTGGTTAAGTTAGCAAAAATGGCGACACTGTTAACTGCTTCAAGACAATTTACCTACTCTGTTGGTCGTCTAATGGATGAAGGTAAGGGGCAGATGGAAGCGAGCCTCGTCAAGTTATTTGCTTGTAAGAGTTCAGAGTGGCTAAGCAGAGAAGCAATGCAGATTCATGGCGGAATGGGCTACGCTGAGGAGTCATCAGTGAGTCGTTACTGGATCGATGCCCGAGTACTATCAATCTTTGAGGGTGCAGAAGAGACGTTAGCCCTAAAAGTTATCGCCCGATCACTGATTGAGAATGCAGCTTAA
- a CDS encoding ArgK/MeaB family GTPase, with protein MSKNQNSIDSMMMTELNDMIERATRLEKWPLARLISLFETSTPKAKQERHNVIDLLNKRPDQLKKSGLVLGITGTPGAGKSSLIGEVCLNMLQQNPQLSIAVLAVDPSSQRSGGSLLGDRTRTNFPVNDKRLFFRSQASDLDLGGVGKKTYQVTRLLRHLFDIIIIETVGIGQSEIEVEQLSDHTCLILQPFAGDQVQFMKAGIMEVPDTFVVNKCDEDSLAKKSYHLLKSSLKLVNISLDQSDAPAKEIFLTSALKQKGIDELARFLLTLHSDLSTRKNKDEQEMYYLRKWVQQEFGRFGTTKFDQLLHDTLWNERSYEEKERIIIDDMQTFIPSLAASNDSNFKCLT; from the coding sequence ATGAGCAAAAATCAAAACAGCATTGATTCCATGATGATGACTGAACTTAACGATATGATTGAACGAGCGACGAGGTTGGAAAAGTGGCCTCTAGCTCGGCTAATTTCGCTATTCGAAACCAGTACCCCGAAAGCGAAACAAGAACGTCATAACGTAATCGACTTGCTCAATAAGCGCCCGGATCAGCTTAAGAAAAGTGGTTTGGTATTGGGCATTACCGGCACGCCTGGTGCCGGTAAATCAAGCCTTATTGGTGAAGTATGTTTAAATATGCTGCAACAAAACCCGCAGCTTTCTATCGCCGTTTTAGCAGTAGACCCTTCTAGTCAGCGTTCAGGAGGCTCTCTATTAGGCGATCGAACACGCACCAACTTCCCGGTTAACGATAAGCGCTTGTTTTTCCGCTCTCAGGCATCAGACCTCGATTTAGGTGGAGTAGGCAAGAAAACCTATCAGGTAACCCGTCTATTAAGACACCTATTCGACATAATTATTATAGAAACCGTTGGCATCGGCCAAAGTGAGATTGAAGTAGAACAATTGAGCGATCACACCTGTCTGATACTTCAACCCTTTGCGGGTGACCAGGTTCAGTTTATGAAAGCCGGTATCATGGAGGTGCCAGATACCTTTGTGGTCAACAAGTGCGATGAAGACAGTCTAGCCAAAAAAAGTTACCACCTTCTAAAATCAAGCTTAAAACTGGTAAACATCTCACTAGACCAAAGTGACGCCCCTGCGAAAGAGATATTTCTTACTAGCGCTCTCAAGCAAAAAGGCATAGATGAATTGGCTCGATTTCTACTAACGCTTCATTCTGACCTCTCGACAAGAAAAAACAAAGACGAGCAGGAAATGTATTACCTAAGGAAGTGGGTTCAACAAGAATTCGGCCGGTTTGGCACAACAAAGTTTGACCAATTACTTCATGACACACTCTGGAATGAGAGAAGTTATGAAGAGAAGGAACGCATTATAATTGATGACATGCAAACCTTTATTCCTTCACTTGCGGCATCAAATGACTCAAATTTTAAATGTTTAACTTAA
- the mce gene encoding methylmalonyl-CoA epimerase yields the protein MIKKIDHLGIAVTDLNEAIEIYKNIGLEFVGTEVVDEQKVETAFFKVGESYFELLAATDPASPIAKFIDKNGGRMHHIALAVDDIEAEIERLLGLDFEMIDTVPRKGAHGNLIAFMHPRSTKGTLLEICSKANS from the coding sequence ATGATTAAGAAAATTGACCATCTAGGTATAGCCGTTACCGACCTAAACGAAGCTATTGAGATTTATAAAAACATTGGCCTTGAATTTGTCGGCACTGAAGTTGTTGATGAGCAAAAAGTAGAAACTGCATTCTTTAAGGTAGGCGAGTCTTATTTTGAGCTTTTGGCAGCAACTGACCCCGCTAGCCCTATCGCAAAATTTATCGATAAAAACGGAGGCCGCATGCACCACATTGCGCTTGCCGTTGACGATATTGAAGCAGAGATAGAGCGCTTGTTAGGGCTAGACTTCGAAATGATTGATACGGTTCCAAGAAAGGGGGCCCACGGCAATCTAATCGCCTTTATGCACCCGAGATCAACAAAAGGGACATTGTTAGAAATATGTTCTAAAGCAAACTCTTAA
- the tmk gene encoding dTMP kinase, translating into MNNGLFITVEGAEGVGKSTNIAFIRSTLESMGIEVVVTREPGGTEMAEEIREVLLKNRTEMVAESAELLLMFAARAQHIESLIKPALVAGKWVISDRFTDATYAYQGGGRGVAFEKIGILETFVQDDFRPDKTILLDAPVEIGMARAHKRGELDRFENEKSAFFERVRNVYLDRMKKDPQRFELIDASKDLETVQLQLKRVIEGIVEVSS; encoded by the coding sequence TTGAATAACGGTCTTTTTATAACGGTAGAAGGCGCAGAAGGGGTAGGTAAATCCACTAATATCGCGTTTATTCGCAGTACATTAGAGTCGATGGGGATAGAGGTCGTAGTTACTCGAGAGCCCGGTGGTACTGAAATGGCTGAAGAGATTAGAGAGGTGCTGCTTAAAAACCGAACAGAAATGGTTGCTGAAAGCGCTGAGCTATTATTGATGTTTGCGGCGAGAGCCCAACATATAGAAAGCTTAATCAAACCGGCATTGGTTGCGGGTAAATGGGTTATTTCTGATCGTTTTACTGATGCAACCTATGCCTATCAAGGCGGCGGTCGAGGTGTAGCTTTCGAAAAGATCGGAATTTTAGAGACATTTGTACAGGACGACTTTCGTCCAGATAAAACAATATTATTAGATGCGCCCGTTGAAATTGGCATGGCAAGAGCCCATAAAAGAGGGGAGCTTGATCGTTTTGAAAATGAAAAATCAGCATTTTTTGAACGTGTACGTAACGTATATTTAGACAGGATGAAAAAAGACCCTCAACGATTTGAGCTAATTGACGCATCTAAGGATTTGGAGACGGTTCAACTCCAACTGAAGCGTGTTATCGAAGGGATTGTTGAAGTATCAAGTTAG
- the ccrA gene encoding crotonyl-CoA carboxylase/reductase, with translation MTEIKNLYEIGETPPLGVVPEKMHAWLIRPERFGEPMQAFQKEVIDVPAIKDDEVLVYVMAAGVNYNNVWAGLGVPINVIAARNKAGETEEFHIGGSDASGIVYAVGKDVTNVKVGDEVVAHCGSWKKNCPMEQAGKDPMYDDSFRIWGYETNYGSFAQFTKVQDHQLLPKPKHLNWEAAATYMLVGATSYRMLMGWQPNTVKKDDVVLVWGGSGGIGSMAIQIAKAQGAKPIAVISDDSKIDFCMKLGAIGCINRNDFDHWGMMPHWKDQEGYGQWVKGARKFGKAIWDILGEKRGVDIVFEHPGETTLPTSVFVCETGGMVVICAGTTGFNATLDLRYHWMRQKRLQGSHFANDDQAKGINDLVAAGKVDPCLGNTYTYDQLPDAHQLMYENKHPAGNMSVLVGAQDTNMGISE, from the coding sequence ATGACAGAAATCAAAAACCTCTACGAAATTGGCGAAACTCCACCACTAGGAGTCGTGCCAGAAAAAATGCATGCATGGCTTATTAGACCTGAGCGTTTCGGTGAGCCAATGCAAGCCTTTCAGAAAGAAGTCATTGACGTTCCAGCCATCAAAGACGATGAAGTGCTAGTGTATGTAATGGCTGCAGGCGTAAACTACAATAACGTATGGGCAGGCCTAGGCGTGCCTATAAACGTTATCGCTGCACGAAACAAAGCAGGTGAGACAGAAGAGTTTCACATCGGTGGCTCAGATGCTTCGGGAATCGTCTACGCTGTTGGTAAAGACGTTACCAATGTAAAAGTAGGTGACGAAGTAGTTGCTCATTGCGGAAGCTGGAAGAAAAACTGCCCTATGGAGCAGGCTGGCAAAGACCCAATGTACGATGATAGCTTCCGCATTTGGGGCTATGAAACTAACTATGGTAGCTTTGCACAGTTCACCAAGGTGCAAGACCACCAGTTGCTACCCAAGCCTAAACACTTGAACTGGGAAGCCGCTGCTACCTACATGCTAGTAGGCGCTACGTCCTATCGTATGCTAATGGGTTGGCAGCCCAACACCGTTAAGAAAGATGACGTTGTATTGGTCTGGGGTGGTTCTGGCGGTATCGGATCGATGGCCATTCAAATTGCAAAAGCACAAGGTGCCAAGCCTATTGCTGTTATATCTGATGACAGCAAGATCGACTTCTGTATGAAACTAGGAGCAATTGGTTGCATCAACCGTAACGACTTTGATCATTGGGGCATGATGCCGCACTGGAAGGATCAAGAGGGTTATGGTCAATGGGTTAAAGGTGCCCGTAAATTTGGTAAAGCGATTTGGGATATTCTAGGTGAGAAACGCGGTGTAGATATCGTGTTTGAACACCCAGGTGAAACCACGCTACCCACATCGGTATTTGTATGTGAGACCGGTGGCATGGTAGTAATATGTGCAGGTACTACAGGCTTTAATGCAACTCTCGACTTGCGCTACCACTGGATGCGCCAGAAACGCTTGCAGGGTTCTCACTTTGCAAATGATGATCAAGCAAAAGGTATAAACGATCTTGTAGCAGCCGGAAAGGTTGACCCATGCCTGGGCAATACTTATACCTACGATCAACTACCAGACGCACACCAGTTGATGTATGAAAATAAACACCCTGCAGGGAATATGTCTGTTCTAGTTGGTGCACAAGACACCAACATGGGCATTAGTGAATAA
- a CDS encoding protein meaA, with protein MTEQNSHTIYDKNGNPTIDRPWIFRTYAGHTNVWATNALYRENLSKGQTGLSIAMDLATQCGYSSDHPIAKPEIGKVGVPINSLDDFHILFDNIPLEEMNTSMTINGTAMWLLSLYVALAEERGVDISKLKGTTQNDLIKEYLARGTYIFPPEDSMRLIVDMYEFCLHNIPSWNASNICSYHLQEAGATPVQELAFALVTSITILDAIKERDCFTEEEFERCVGRISFFVNAGMRFVEEVSKMRAFCEMWDEITQERYGVKNAKYRRFRYGVQVNSLGLTAEQPENNAWRILIETLGVTLSRKARCRALQLPAWNEALSLPRPWDQQWSLRIQQILAYETDLLEYPDLLEGSVVIESKVKQLKEEAYAEINRVLDLGGGVEAVKSGYMKSALVSSQSQRMGKLANGEQIVVGKNKWIEGLDSPLVSDSDGGIFMVDAKAAQKTLDALAETKRTRDDARVKAALARLAEDAKTNQNLMEASIECAKARVTTGEWSETLRNVFGEYRPPTGVDGQSMSINEDSESLASVRKKIADFIETYGYRPRIVVGKPGLDGHSNGAEMIAVAAKHAGFDVVYFGIRLSASDIVQSALEENVDLIGISLLSGSHNEIITQLFDELEKNGAKEAMPVILGGIIPEPDYDGLLAQGIKRIFTPKDFDPMVVMGEIMDVINEQKSKQH; from the coding sequence ATGACCGAACAAAATAGCCATACTATCTATGACAAAAACGGAAACCCGACCATAGATAGACCTTGGATTTTCCGTACTTACGCTGGGCATACTAACGTGTGGGCAACCAACGCACTTTACCGTGAGAACCTCTCAAAGGGACAAACCGGTCTTAGTATCGCAATGGACTTGGCTACTCAGTGCGGTTATAGCTCCGACCACCCTATTGCTAAACCAGAGATCGGAAAAGTGGGTGTACCTATCAACTCACTAGATGATTTCCATATCCTCTTCGACAATATCCCACTTGAAGAGATGAACACCTCAATGACCATAAACGGCACTGCCATGTGGTTGCTTTCGCTCTATGTGGCCCTAGCCGAAGAGCGTGGCGTTGATATCAGTAAGCTAAAAGGCACTACACAAAACGACCTGATCAAAGAGTACCTTGCACGTGGAACCTATATATTTCCACCTGAAGACTCGATGCGATTAATCGTCGACATGTATGAGTTTTGTTTACATAACATTCCTAGTTGGAATGCATCAAATATATGCTCGTACCACCTTCAAGAAGCAGGTGCAACGCCAGTTCAAGAACTCGCATTTGCACTTGTTACTTCTATAACTATTCTTGATGCTATCAAAGAGCGTGACTGCTTTACTGAGGAAGAGTTCGAGCGATGCGTAGGCCGTATCTCATTTTTTGTTAATGCAGGTATGCGCTTTGTAGAGGAAGTCTCAAAAATGCGCGCATTTTGTGAAATGTGGGATGAGATCACTCAAGAACGTTACGGTGTTAAAAACGCTAAATACCGCCGTTTTAGATATGGTGTGCAGGTAAACTCGCTGGGGTTAACAGCAGAGCAACCCGAGAACAATGCATGGCGTATTCTCATTGAGACACTCGGTGTTACCCTGAGCCGAAAGGCGCGATGTCGAGCACTTCAGCTGCCTGCTTGGAATGAGGCGCTATCGCTACCTCGTCCTTGGGATCAACAGTGGTCATTAAGAATTCAACAAATCCTGGCTTACGAAACGGACTTACTCGAATACCCTGACCTTCTTGAAGGCTCAGTCGTGATTGAGTCCAAAGTAAAACAACTTAAAGAAGAAGCCTACGCCGAAATAAATCGGGTATTAGACCTGGGTGGCGGAGTAGAAGCCGTAAAAAGCGGTTATATGAAGTCGGCACTAGTCTCCTCTCAAAGTCAACGCATGGGTAAACTAGCCAACGGCGAGCAGATAGTTGTTGGTAAAAATAAGTGGATTGAAGGTTTGGATTCACCGCTTGTAAGTGACAGCGACGGCGGTATATTCATGGTCGATGCAAAAGCGGCTCAAAAGACATTAGACGCCCTGGCTGAAACAAAGCGGACGCGAGATGACGCCAGAGTAAAAGCTGCATTAGCACGCTTAGCAGAAGACGCCAAAACTAATCAAAACCTCATGGAAGCCTCTATTGAGTGTGCAAAAGCACGAGTCACAACCGGTGAATGGTCTGAAACGCTGCGCAATGTCTTTGGCGAGTACCGACCGCCTACAGGTGTAGATGGCCAATCCATGTCTATTAACGAAGATAGCGAAAGCCTAGCCTCTGTTCGTAAAAAAATAGCGGACTTTATCGAGACTTACGGCTACCGCCCTCGCATAGTAGTTGGCAAGCCAGGTCTTGATGGCCACTCAAATGGCGCTGAAATGATCGCAGTAGCAGCTAAACACGCAGGTTTTGACGTCGTTTATTTTGGTATTAGATTAAGTGCCTCAGACATCGTTCAGTCAGCGTTAGAAGAGAACGTAGATCTAATCGGCATATCTCTACTTTCAGGCTCGCACAACGAAATCATCACTCAGTTGTTTGATGAGCTTGAAAAGAATGGCGCTAAAGAAGCAATGCCCGTAATACTCGGCGGCATAATTCCAGAGCCTGATTATGACGGTCTGCTAGCTCAAGGCATTAAACGCATTTTTACACCCAAGGACTTTGACCCAATGGTAGTAATGGGCGAGATCATGGATGTGATCAATGAGCAAAAATCAAAACAGCATTGA
- a CDS encoding zinc-dependent alcohol dehydrogenase family protein, with product MRALTFKQLGPIEAIELSQIPLQRPGKGQVRIKLTSAGLNRADTLFPEGRYFFKPAFTSAYSQNTTAEALFCRLGFEGAGIIDEVGEQVDYQVGDRVAITPLALDVCQQGCFAEYGIYEASSLIPTPEALSDQEAAAIWMQYLTAWGGLVLDGNLQAGQSVVITAASSSVGIAAIQIGNMLGATTIATTTNVDKVQQLKQLGAQYVINMKSDDYVEQIKAITNDKGTDLVFDAVAGPDIRYLVQGSSRGGKIIIQGMLDRRPMEIHPGVLMKRLLTITGFTLDKLIENKEQLQKAIDQITNGINQQQLTPVIAQMFKLDQFNEAFALLKSNKHTGKIVITP from the coding sequence ATGCGAGCGCTTACTTTTAAGCAACTCGGCCCAATTGAGGCCATAGAACTTAGCCAAATACCGCTCCAAAGACCAGGCAAAGGCCAGGTTCGTATTAAACTAACCTCAGCGGGTTTAAATCGCGCCGACACACTTTTTCCAGAGGGTCGTTATTTCTTCAAGCCCGCTTTTACTAGCGCATATTCACAGAATACCACTGCTGAAGCGTTATTTTGTCGATTAGGGTTCGAAGGAGCAGGCATCATCGATGAGGTAGGCGAACAAGTCGACTACCAAGTTGGAGATCGAGTCGCCATCACCCCTCTTGCACTAGATGTCTGTCAGCAAGGCTGCTTTGCTGAATATGGCATCTACGAAGCGTCTTCATTAATACCGACACCCGAAGCACTTTCAGATCAAGAGGCGGCAGCGATTTGGATGCAGTACCTCACAGCATGGGGCGGTTTGGTTTTAGATGGCAATTTACAAGCTGGACAATCAGTTGTCATTACTGCAGCGTCTAGCTCTGTCGGCATCGCGGCGATACAAATTGGCAATATGTTAGGTGCAACAACCATTGCAACCACAACTAACGTAGACAAAGTGCAGCAACTTAAACAGTTAGGCGCTCAATATGTTATTAACATGAAGAGTGATGACTATGTAGAGCAGATTAAAGCTATCACCAATGATAAAGGAACAGACTTGGTATTTGATGCGGTAGCAGGCCCTGACATCCGCTACTTGGTACAGGGGTCTTCCAGAGGTGGTAAAATTATTATTCAAGGGATGCTTGATAGACGCCCAATGGAAATCCACCCTGGTGTGCTAATGAAACGGCTATTAACCATTACTGGGTTTACCTTAGATAAGCTAATAGAGAACAAAGAACAGTTGCAAAAAGCCATAGATCAGATCACTAATGGCATCAATCAACAACAACTCACACCCGTCATCGCTCAAATGTTTAAACTAGATCAGTTTAATGAAGCGTTTGCGCTGCTTAAATCAAACAAACATACCGGAAAAATAGTAATAACTCCGTAA